From Pandoraea vervacti, the proteins below share one genomic window:
- a CDS encoding lipid A biosynthesis lauroyl acyltransferase, translating to MSTTPKKSLGYYLSVGLLRGLNLLPYSWVARFGAGIGHVLYRIPSSRKRVVHTNLRLCFPHWDDATRERVAKASFVHAIRSYAERSVQWFGSAEKLERLIEVDSAVDLLAPDMPPTILLGFHFVGIEAASVFINHALRRPCASLYTPMSNPAFDAMAREQRGRFDAEMIPRGDSARDVLRMFRKKKPVMLAADMDYGARNSTFVPFFGMQACTLTSVSRLAEVGRAQILPFIGEVLPNFKGYRLKVFPIWENYPSGDPDADARRMNEFLEAQILKMPEQYYWVHKRFKTRPPGEPGVY from the coding sequence ATGTCAACCACTCCCAAGAAATCCCTCGGGTATTACCTGAGCGTGGGTCTGCTGCGCGGACTCAACCTGCTGCCCTATAGCTGGGTCGCGCGCTTTGGCGCGGGTATCGGGCATGTGCTGTACCGGATCCCGAGCTCCCGCAAACGGGTGGTCCATACCAATTTGCGCCTGTGTTTCCCCCATTGGGACGACGCCACCCGCGAGCGCGTGGCCAAGGCGTCCTTCGTCCACGCGATCCGCAGCTATGCCGAGCGCAGCGTCCAGTGGTTCGGTAGCGCCGAAAAGCTGGAGCGGCTCATCGAAGTCGATTCGGCCGTGGATCTGCTTGCGCCGGACATGCCGCCGACGATTTTGCTGGGCTTTCACTTCGTCGGGATCGAGGCGGCCTCGGTTTTCATCAATCACGCCCTGCGCCGGCCCTGCGCGTCGCTCTACACGCCGATGTCGAACCCGGCGTTCGACGCCATGGCCCGCGAGCAGCGCGGTCGCTTCGACGCCGAGATGATCCCGCGCGGCGACAGCGCCCGCGACGTATTGCGCATGTTCCGGAAGAAGAAGCCCGTCATGCTCGCGGCCGACATGGACTATGGCGCGCGAAACTCCACGTTCGTGCCGTTTTTCGGGATGCAGGCCTGCACGCTGACCTCCGTGTCGCGACTGGCCGAAGTCGGCCGGGCGCAGATCCTGCCGTTCATCGGCGAGGTGCTGCCGAATTTCAAGGGCTATCGGCTCAAGGTGTTCCCCATTTGGGAGAATTACCCGAGCGGCGACCCGGACGCCGATGCCCGCCGCATGAACGAATTCCTGGAAGCGCAGATCCTCAAGATGCCGGAGCAGTATTACTGGGTCCACAAGCGCTTCAAGACGCGCCCCCCGGGCGAGCCGGGCGTCTATTGA
- the metK gene encoding methionine adenosyltransferase produces MANDYLFTSESVSEGHPDKVADQISDAVLDAILTQDKYARVAAETLCNTGLVVLAGEITTTATVDYQQVARETIRRIGYDNTDYGIDYKGCAVLVAYDRQSPDIAQGVDRAHDDNLDQGAGDQGLMFGYACDETPELMPLPIYLSHRLVERQSQVRRDGRLPWLRPDAKSQVTIKYENGRPHSIDTVVLSTQHHPDIGLEALREAVIEEVIKPVLPADLIKGDIKFLVNPTGRFVIGGPQGDAGLTGRKIIVDTYGGAAPHGGGAFSGKDPSKVDRSAAYAGRYVAKNIVAAGLASKCVIQVSYAIGVARPTSVMVNTFGTGKISDQRIAELVEKHFDLRPKGIIQMLDLLRPIYEKTAAYGHFGREEPEFSWEATDRADALLADAGLRAVA; encoded by the coding sequence GTGGCGAACGACTATCTCTTTACCTCCGAATCCGTCTCCGAAGGCCACCCGGACAAGGTCGCCGACCAGATTTCCGACGCGGTTCTCGATGCCATCCTGACCCAGGACAAGTACGCGCGTGTCGCTGCGGAAACGCTCTGCAACACGGGTCTCGTCGTGCTCGCGGGGGAAATCACCACGACAGCCACGGTCGACTACCAGCAAGTGGCGCGCGAAACGATCCGCCGCATCGGTTATGACAACACCGACTACGGGATCGACTACAAGGGCTGCGCCGTGCTGGTCGCCTACGACCGCCAGTCGCCGGACATCGCCCAGGGCGTGGATCGCGCGCATGACGACAACCTCGATCAGGGCGCTGGCGATCAGGGCCTGATGTTCGGTTACGCCTGCGACGAAACGCCGGAACTCATGCCGCTGCCGATCTACCTGTCGCACCGTCTGGTCGAGCGCCAGTCGCAAGTGCGTCGCGACGGCCGTCTGCCGTGGCTGCGCCCGGACGCCAAGTCCCAGGTCACGATCAAGTACGAAAACGGTCGTCCGCACAGCATCGACACCGTCGTGCTGTCGACGCAGCACCATCCGGACATCGGTCTGGAAGCGCTGCGCGAAGCCGTCATCGAGGAAGTCATCAAGCCGGTGCTGCCGGCCGACCTCATCAAGGGCGACATCAAGTTCCTGGTGAACCCGACCGGCCGTTTCGTGATCGGTGGCCCGCAGGGCGACGCCGGCCTCACGGGCCGCAAGATCATCGTCGACACGTACGGCGGTGCCGCACCGCACGGCGGCGGCGCCTTCTCGGGCAAGGACCCGTCCAAGGTCGACCGCTCGGCAGCCTACGCTGGCCGTTACGTCGCGAAGAACATCGTGGCTGCCGGTCTGGCCTCGAAGTGCGTGATTCAGGTCTCGTACGCCATCGGCGTGGCGCGCCCGACGTCGGTCATGGTCAACACGTTCGGTACGGGCAAGATCAGCGATCAGCGCATTGCCGAACTGGTCGAGAAGCACTTCGACCTGCGTCCGAAGGGCATCATCCAGATGCTCGACCTGCTGCGTCCGATCTATGAGAAGACCGCTGCTTACGGCCACTTCGGCCGCGAAGAGCCGGAATTCTCGTGGGAAGCCACCGATCGTGCCGACGCCCTGCTGGCCGACGCCGGTCTGCGCGCAGTCGCCTGA
- a CDS encoding ISL3 family transposase produces MLDRKALEALGCWTGYRVERVEWPSQDSRTLSLYLKPLSRVMLCEQCGKRCSQIHETTVRRVRDLPLFEYRVVLHVPRRRLWCEHCGGPRLEKLDWLGRYQRVTARFAKACEILLKSTNVQAVAAFYGLDWHTVKAIDKASLRASIAEPDWTQVRYLAMDEFALHKGHRYATVVVEPLSRQVLWIGNGRSRETARAFFDQLPEGVAEHIEAVAIDMTTAYELEIKANCPQAEIVYDLFHVVAKYGREVIDRVRVDQANRLRDDRPARKVLKSSRWLLLRNQKNLRPEQSVHLSELLQANQPLLCVYLLRDELKRLWFYRKPAWAQKAWEQWITQANDSGIAALKLFAQRLQGYWHGILARCRHPLNTSVVEGINNTIKVIKRRAYGYRDEEYFFLKIRAAFPGNPR; encoded by the coding sequence TTGCTAGATCGAAAAGCGCTGGAAGCCCTCGGTTGCTGGACGGGATACCGAGTTGAGCGAGTGGAGTGGCCTTCGCAGGACAGTCGGACACTGTCGTTGTATCTGAAGCCATTAAGCCGAGTGATGCTGTGCGAGCAATGCGGCAAGCGTTGCTCGCAGATCCACGAGACGACGGTGCGCCGGGTTCGGGATCTTCCCTTGTTTGAATATCGAGTGGTGCTGCATGTGCCGCGTCGTCGGCTTTGGTGCGAGCACTGTGGTGGCCCGAGGCTGGAGAAATTGGACTGGCTCGGGCGCTACCAACGGGTCACAGCGCGCTTTGCCAAGGCCTGTGAAATTCTGCTCAAGTCGACCAATGTCCAGGCCGTTGCAGCGTTCTACGGTTTGGATTGGCATACCGTTAAAGCGATCGACAAAGCGAGTTTGCGAGCAAGCATCGCCGAGCCGGATTGGACACAGGTTCGATATTTGGCGATGGACGAATTCGCTCTGCACAAGGGCCACCGTTACGCCACGGTGGTGGTCGAGCCGCTCAGTCGGCAGGTGCTATGGATTGGGAATGGCCGTTCGCGTGAAACTGCCCGAGCCTTCTTTGACCAGCTTCCCGAGGGCGTTGCAGAGCATATCGAGGCTGTTGCCATCGATATGACAACGGCCTACGAGTTGGAAATCAAGGCGAACTGCCCGCAAGCCGAAATCGTCTACGACTTGTTCCATGTCGTTGCCAAATACGGACGCGAAGTGATCGACCGGGTCCGAGTCGATCAGGCCAACCGACTCCGAGATGACCGGCCAGCACGCAAAGTCCTCAAATCAAGCCGCTGGCTGCTCTTACGCAATCAAAAGAATCTACGGCCGGAACAGTCCGTGCACCTGAGTGAGCTGCTGCAAGCCAACCAGCCTCTGTTGTGCGTCTATTTGCTACGAGACGAACTCAAGCGACTGTGGTTCTACCGAAAGCCAGCTTGGGCGCAAAAGGCATGGGAGCAGTGGATTACTCAAGCCAACGACAGCGGTATCGCTGCGCTGAAACTATTTGCGCAGCGCCTGCAAGGCTATTGGCACGGCATCCTGGCCCGCTGCCGACACCCACTTAACACCAGCGTCGTTGAAGGCATCAACAACACCATCAAGGTCATCAAGCGCCGGGCATACGGCTACCGTGACGAGGAATATTTCTTCCTCAAAATCCGCGCAGCTTTCCCCGGCAATCCACGATGA
- a CDS encoding DUF484 family protein produces the protein MNDRDIAEYLIAHPDFFERHAELLAGVRLTSPHGQRAVSLQERQIEMQREKTKQIERRLAELMRYGHENDDISGKLHRWTLGLLGERDPHALPEAIARGLRDVFSVPFAAVRLWNVAAPYQPAEFARSVSEEVKIFAASLATPYCGANTGFEAVTWLGAPSDPASVALLALRDPQVVDGPVFGLLVMGSDDARRFHEGMATDFLTQIGELAGAALGKLRADD, from the coding sequence ATGAACGACCGAGATATTGCCGAATACCTGATCGCGCATCCTGACTTCTTCGAACGCCACGCCGAGTTGCTCGCGGGTGTACGGCTCACGAGCCCGCACGGCCAGCGTGCCGTGTCGCTGCAGGAACGTCAGATCGAGATGCAGCGCGAGAAGACCAAGCAGATCGAGCGACGCCTCGCCGAACTGATGCGCTACGGCCACGAAAACGACGATATCTCGGGAAAATTGCACCGCTGGACCCTCGGCCTGCTGGGCGAGCGCGATCCGCACGCACTGCCCGAGGCCATCGCCCGCGGTCTGCGCGACGTCTTCAGCGTGCCGTTCGCCGCCGTGCGTCTGTGGAATGTCGCCGCCCCGTATCAACCGGCGGAGTTCGCGCGCAGCGTGAGCGAAGAGGTGAAGATCTTTGCGGCGAGCCTCGCCACGCCGTATTGCGGCGCGAATACCGGTTTCGAAGCCGTGACGTGGCTGGGCGCGCCGAGCGATCCGGCCTCCGTCGCGTTGCTCGCACTGCGCGACCCGCAAGTGGTTGACGGCCCGGTCTTCGGCCTGCTCGTCATGGGCTCGGACGACGCCCGCCGTTTCCACGAAGGCATGGCAACCGACTTCCTGACGCAGATCGGCGAGTTGGCCGGCGCTGCGCTCGGCAAGCTGCGCGCCGACGACTGA
- the xerC gene encoding tyrosine recombinase XerC, with the protein MSSGFPVEDDTSDQTPLQPGIRTYLTSLASERKLATLTLENYTRDLRQLQRLANDRPLESLQHGDIRRFVMKMHGEGLVGRSIARKLSVWRGYFAWLAQRTTLAANPVEGVRAPKQPKPLPKALSPDQASALVEFETGTSAEAVRNRAMFELLYSSGLRLSELTGLDHRYVEADGYRSASWLDLAEREVVVTGKGNKRRRVPVGEKAAQALAQWLEMRAALASAEPHALFLSSRGQRIGARAVQQGLARHALAAGLPTHVHPHMLRHSFATHVLQSSGDLRAVQEMLGHSNISTTQIYTKLDFQHLAKVYDQAHPRSRKKP; encoded by the coding sequence ATGTCGTCCGGATTCCCGGTCGAGGACGATACGTCCGACCAGACCCCGCTCCAGCCGGGCATCCGCACTTACCTCACATCGCTGGCCAGCGAGCGCAAGCTCGCCACGCTCACGCTGGAAAACTACACGCGGGACCTGCGTCAGTTGCAGCGTCTCGCCAACGATCGTCCGCTCGAATCGTTGCAGCACGGCGACATTCGCCGCTTCGTCATGAAGATGCACGGCGAGGGACTGGTCGGTCGCTCCATCGCCCGCAAGCTCTCCGTCTGGCGCGGCTACTTCGCGTGGCTGGCCCAGCGCACGACGCTGGCGGCCAATCCCGTCGAGGGCGTGCGCGCACCCAAACAACCCAAACCGCTGCCCAAGGCGCTCTCGCCCGATCAGGCCTCGGCGCTCGTCGAGTTCGAGACGGGCACGTCTGCCGAAGCCGTGCGCAACCGGGCGATGTTCGAACTGCTGTATTCGTCCGGGCTGCGCTTGTCGGAGCTCACGGGGCTCGATCATCGTTATGTGGAGGCCGACGGCTACCGCTCCGCGAGCTGGCTGGACCTGGCCGAGCGCGAAGTCGTGGTGACCGGCAAGGGGAACAAGCGGCGCCGCGTGCCGGTCGGCGAGAAGGCCGCGCAGGCGCTGGCGCAGTGGCTGGAGATGCGCGCGGCGCTGGCGTCGGCCGAGCCTCATGCCCTATTTCTTTCCTCGCGCGGCCAGCGCATCGGCGCGCGGGCCGTGCAGCAGGGGCTGGCGCGTCACGCGCTCGCCGCGGGCCTGCCAACCCACGTTCATCCGCACATGCTGCGCCACTCGTTCGCCACGCACGTGCTGCAATCGTCGGGCGATCTGCGCGCCGTGCAGGAAATGCTCGGCCACAGCAATATCTCGACCACGCAGATCTACACCAAGCTCGACTTCCAGCATCTGGCGAAGGTCTACGACCAGGCGCACCCGCGCTCGCGCAAGAAGCCCTGA
- the dapF gene encoding diaminopimelate epimerase produces MKLKFTKMQGAGNDFVVIDGISQTIDFTPEQWRALADRHFGVGADQLLLVERSGLPGVDFRYRIFNADGGEVEHCGNGARCFVKFVRDTGLTDKRTVRVEVQQGVITLTMREDGQVSVDMGAPILTPSDVPFDAAGLEGRREGDDTLWPLDVGGRTTWISVVSMGNPHAVQVVDNVDTAPVETDGPLVERHRRFPRRVNAGFLQVVSPHEARLRVFERGAGETLACGTGACAAAVAGIRRGLLKAPVAIETHGGTLTIDWDGASGPVIMTGPAATVFEGTIEI; encoded by the coding sequence ATGAAGCTCAAATTCACCAAGATGCAGGGCGCCGGGAACGACTTTGTCGTGATCGACGGCATCTCGCAGACCATCGATTTCACGCCCGAACAGTGGCGTGCGCTCGCCGATCGCCATTTCGGCGTCGGCGCGGACCAGTTGTTGCTCGTGGAGCGCTCGGGCTTGCCCGGCGTGGACTTCCGCTATCGCATCTTCAACGCGGACGGTGGCGAGGTCGAGCATTGCGGCAATGGGGCGCGCTGCTTCGTCAAATTCGTGCGCGACACGGGGCTCACGGACAAGCGCACGGTGCGTGTCGAGGTGCAGCAGGGCGTGATCACGCTCACGATGCGCGAAGACGGTCAGGTCAGCGTGGATATGGGCGCACCGATTCTCACGCCGTCGGACGTACCGTTCGATGCCGCCGGCCTGGAGGGCCGTCGCGAGGGCGACGACACACTCTGGCCGCTGGATGTGGGCGGCAGGACGACCTGGATTTCCGTCGTCTCCATGGGCAACCCGCATGCCGTGCAGGTGGTCGATAACGTCGACACGGCGCCCGTCGAGACGGATGGCCCGCTCGTCGAGCGTCACCGGCGCTTCCCGCGCCGCGTGAACGCCGGGTTCCTGCAAGTGGTGTCGCCGCACGAAGCCCGTCTGCGCGTGTTCGAGCGCGGCGCGGGTGAGACGCTCGCCTGCGGCACCGGCGCCTGTGCGGCCGCCGTGGCGGGGATCCGTCGGGGGCTGCTCAAGGCGCCGGTCGCCATCGAGACGCACGGCGGCACGCTCACCATCGATTGGGACGGCGCAAGCGGCCCGGTCATCATGACGGGGCCGGCGGCCACGGTCTTCGAGGGCACCATCGAGATTTAA
- a CDS encoding coniferyl aldehyde dehydrogenase encodes MLLPRFEAMRHAHNAAPHVDWPTRKRHLKALQAMLHKYREPLAKAIDADFSGRSIQETDMLELFPSLGNLKHALSHTRGWMRGSQGWANLWLLPARQAVVPQPLGVVGVIVPWNYPLFLAVGPLTDALAAGNRVMIKVSEVTPRFAEVFASAVAETFAPEWVTVVTGDAQVARAFSTLPFDHLLFTGATSIGHHVMRAASEHLTPVTLELGGKSPAIIGPGARWEHAVERIMLGKLLNAGQTCVAPDYVLVPREKLDSFVATARRVAARMYPDAVNNPQYTSIVSARHFERLTGLASEAAAQGATSHALFDAAPQASRRRLPPVVLTGVHDGMRVMREEIFGPLLPVVPYDDLEAAIAYVNERPRPLALYVFDTDSTRIDRVVNGTISGGVTINDTLLHVAEHSLPFGGVGPSGMGGYHGEAGFRTFSKEKPIFRQARWNGAGLLNPPYGKVFAAMIRQLIR; translated from the coding sequence ATGCTGCTGCCGCGCTTCGAAGCGATGCGGCATGCGCACAACGCCGCGCCGCACGTCGACTGGCCGACGCGAAAGCGCCACCTGAAGGCGTTGCAAGCGATGCTGCACAAGTATCGCGAGCCATTGGCGAAGGCCATCGACGCCGACTTCAGCGGACGCTCGATACAGGAAACGGACATGCTCGAACTGTTCCCGTCGCTGGGAAATCTGAAGCATGCGCTATCTCATACGCGTGGCTGGATGCGTGGCTCGCAAGGCTGGGCGAATCTATGGCTGTTGCCTGCGCGTCAGGCTGTGGTGCCGCAGCCCTTGGGTGTCGTCGGCGTCATCGTGCCCTGGAATTACCCGCTGTTTCTTGCGGTCGGTCCATTGACGGATGCGTTGGCTGCGGGCAATCGCGTCATGATCAAAGTGTCCGAGGTCACACCGCGTTTCGCGGAAGTCTTTGCCTCGGCCGTTGCTGAAACGTTTGCGCCGGAGTGGGTGACGGTGGTCACTGGCGACGCACAGGTCGCACGCGCTTTCTCGACGCTGCCGTTCGACCATCTGCTGTTCACGGGCGCGACGTCCATCGGGCATCACGTGATGCGTGCGGCGAGCGAGCATCTCACGCCGGTGACGCTGGAGCTGGGCGGCAAGTCGCCCGCCATCATCGGCCCGGGCGCGCGCTGGGAGCATGCGGTGGAGCGCATCATGCTCGGCAAGCTGCTCAACGCCGGGCAGACATGCGTCGCCCCCGATTACGTGCTCGTGCCTCGTGAGAAGCTCGACAGTTTCGTCGCGACTGCGCGCCGGGTGGCGGCGCGAATGTACCCCGATGCCGTGAACAATCCGCAGTACACGAGCATCGTGTCGGCGCGGCACTTCGAGCGTCTGACTGGACTGGCGAGCGAGGCGGCTGCGCAGGGGGCAACGTCGCATGCGCTTTTCGACGCTGCGCCGCAGGCCTCGCGCAGGCGCTTGCCGCCGGTCGTGCTCACGGGCGTGCACGATGGCATGCGTGTGATGCGCGAGGAGATCTTCGGGCCGCTGTTGCCGGTGGTGCCCTACGACGATCTGGAGGCCGCCATTGCCTACGTGAACGAGCGGCCGCGACCGCTCGCGTTGTACGTGTTCGATACCGATAGCACGCGCATCGACAGGGTGGTGAACGGCACGATTTCGGGGGGCGTGACCATCAACGACACGCTGTTGCACGTTGCCGAACATTCGCTGCCCTTTGGCGGCGTGGGGCCGTCAGGGATGGGGGGATATCACGGCGAAGCGGGCTTTCGCACGTTCTCCAAGGAGAAGCCCATCTTCCGTCAGGCGCGCTGGAACGGCGCCGGATTGCTCAACCCGCCCTACGGCAAGGTGTTCGCCGCGATGATCCGGCAATTGATCCGGTGA